Proteins encoded together in one Mycolicibacter minnesotensis window:
- a CDS encoding (2,3-dihydroxybenzoyl)adenylate synthase, whose translation MHGFVPFPDERAAAYRAAGYWSGRPVGSLLDDAAASWPDRPAVIDATTTMSYAQLDGAVDRAAAALHRRGVGPGDRVLVQLPNGCAFAVTLFALLRVGAIPVLCLPGHRAAEIGHLAGVSDAVGIVIPDATAGFDYPAMAAKLGLRRITIEDEPGLSPAPQFAPDPAAPALLLVSGGTTGMPKLIPRTHNDYVYNAIASARLCELTTDDVYLVALPAGHNFPLACPGLLGAMSVGATTVFGTDPSPEAAFATIARHRVTVTALVPALAALWAQACDWEPQRPTTLRLLQVGGAKLAPSDAARIREALTPGLQQVFGMAEGLLCYTRPGDAAEVLDTTQGRPLCDDDELRVVDEDGMEAPEGELLVRGPYTINGYYNAVEANARSFSPDGFYRSGDRVRRCANGYLEVTGRIKDVIVRGGENIAADELEVHLLSHPGIQSAAVVGLPDEYLGEKVCAAVVFIGAPLLLADLNRHLDECGVATHTRIDQLAVLPALPTTAVGKIDKKALARQLG comes from the coding sequence ATGCACGGGTTCGTACCGTTTCCCGACGAGCGGGCCGCCGCCTACCGGGCGGCCGGTTATTGGAGCGGGCGCCCGGTGGGATCGCTGCTCGACGACGCCGCCGCCAGTTGGCCGGACCGCCCCGCGGTCATCGACGCGACCACGACGATGTCGTACGCACAGTTGGACGGCGCGGTCGATCGCGCGGCGGCCGCCTTGCACCGGCGGGGCGTCGGCCCCGGCGACCGCGTGCTGGTGCAGTTGCCCAACGGTTGTGCGTTCGCGGTCACGCTGTTCGCACTGCTGCGAGTGGGGGCCATTCCGGTGCTGTGCCTGCCCGGGCACCGCGCCGCCGAGATCGGGCATCTGGCCGGAGTCAGCGATGCGGTCGGGATCGTGATCCCCGACGCCACTGCAGGATTCGACTATCCGGCGATGGCCGCCAAACTGGGCTTGCGGCGGATCACCATCGAGGACGAACCCGGGCTCTCCCCCGCGCCGCAATTCGCCCCGGATCCTGCCGCACCGGCCCTGCTGCTGGTCTCCGGCGGCACCACTGGAATGCCCAAGCTGATTCCCCGTACCCACAACGACTACGTCTACAACGCGATTGCCAGTGCACGGTTATGTGAGCTGACCACAGATGACGTCTACCTGGTGGCACTGCCGGCCGGCCACAACTTCCCGCTGGCCTGCCCGGGACTGTTGGGCGCCATGTCGGTGGGGGCGACCACGGTCTTCGGCACCGATCCCAGCCCGGAGGCGGCGTTCGCCACCATCGCCCGTCACAGGGTGACGGTCACCGCGTTGGTGCCGGCGTTGGCCGCGCTGTGGGCACAGGCCTGTGACTGGGAGCCGCAGCGGCCGACCACGCTGAGGTTGCTGCAGGTCGGTGGCGCCAAGCTGGCCCCCAGTGATGCGGCGCGGATCCGCGAGGCATTGACCCCGGGCCTGCAGCAGGTGTTCGGGATGGCCGAGGGTCTGCTCTGCTATACCCGGCCCGGCGACGCCGCGGAAGTGCTCGACACCACCCAGGGCCGGCCGTTGTGCGACGACGACGAGCTTCGGGTGGTCGACGAGGACGGAATGGAGGCACCCGAGGGCGAGCTGCTGGTACGCGGTCCGTACACGATCAACGGCTACTACAACGCGGTCGAGGCCAATGCGCGTTCGTTCAGCCCGGACGGCTTCTACCGCAGCGGTGACCGAGTACGCCGCTGCGCCAACGGTTATCTGGAGGTCACCGGCCGGATCAAGGACGTGATCGTGCGGGGCGGTGAGAACATCGCCGCCGATGAGCTGGAGGTGCATCTGCTGAGTCATCCGGGGATCCAGTCGGCAGCAGTGGTCGGCCTGCCCGACGAATACCTTGGCGAAAAAGTCTGCGCTGCCGTGGTATTCATCGGCGCACCGCTGCTGCTCGCAGACCTCAACCGACACCTCGACGAGTGCGGGGTTGCCACCCACACCCGGATAGATCAGCTGGCGGTACTGCCGGCGCTTCCCACCACCGCAGTCGGCAAGATCGACAAGAAGGCACTGGCCCGCCAACTCGGCTGA
- a CDS encoding non-ribosomal peptide synthetase, which produces MGPDDIRAQVAELLGADASAVDPEADLVGQGLDSIRMMSLAGRWRKQGIDVDFAALAADPRIAAWQELVGDRNGPALAQVTADDPADAAAPFPLAPMQHAMWVGRDDDVALGGVAGHLYVEFETSPGRAGIDPDRLAAAAAALAVRHPMLRVGFSPDGTQYIRADATVPVAVQDLRGLDAGAAAQRLDTTRAAKSHQQLQDAVFELTVSLLPDGTARLHVDLDMQAADAMSYRTLMADLAAAYRGEALPELGYTYRQYRQATAAREPDEDHRQWWEQHIPDLPDPPKLPPPAVAPADPRRSTRRWHWLDPETRDALYAQARAHGVTPAMTLAASFSHTLARWSDAPRFLLNVPLFGREPLHDDVDRLVGDFTSSLLLDVDLSQAHTGAQRAHAVQDAMRTAAAHADYPGLAVLRDLSRHRGTQVLAPVVFTSALGLGELFADEVTGAFGTPVWIISQGPQVLLDAQVTEFDGGVLVNWDVREEMFAPGVIDAMFAHHIADLTRLAAGQGWAEPAPVALPADQAQLRAAVNAGTAQPSGEALHDGFFRQADHDPEAVAVLHGSGEISYGRLREQALSVATELREHGVRPGDTVALLGPKGAEQIPALLGILAAGAVYLPIAADQPPERRDRILALGGAVSALVTGDTRPSLEIPVVEFSEALRRPGVDPVRADPTELAYVVFTSGSTGEPKGVEVTHDAAMNTVETLSARFGFAPTDRSLALLTLDADMSVLDVFAMLRAGGAIVMVDEADRRSPEVWAQLVARHRVSVLNLMPGALEMLVATGGELSSVRAVLTGGDWVRPELARRFALAAPGVRFAGLGGATETAIHATLCEVEGDPPAHWAAVPYGTPLPNIACRVVDADGADRPDWVAGELWVSGRGIASGYRGRPDLTAEKFVEYEGRRWYRTGDLARYTFDGSLEFIGRADHRVKISGYRIELGEVEAALRRLPGVAEAVVVALPESGGREVLAAAVRSDDPAVSVAAVQAGLAESLPEHMIPRQLQVVTAIPYTVSGKIDRRAVTAELAAALAATDGHREPAGPLQGALAAIIAEVLGRGVAGLGADDDFFALGGDSVLATAVVARIRTWLDVPGAVVADIFATRTVAKLAERLTSRDTDPGRLDAVAEVYLEVAQLDAAAVADALS; this is translated from the coding sequence GTGGGGCCGGACGACATTCGCGCGCAGGTCGCGGAGCTGCTCGGTGCCGATGCCAGCGCCGTCGACCCCGAGGCCGACCTGGTCGGTCAGGGCTTGGACTCGATCCGGATGATGAGCCTGGCCGGCCGCTGGCGAAAACAGGGCATCGACGTCGACTTCGCGGCGTTGGCCGCAGACCCGCGCATCGCCGCGTGGCAGGAGCTGGTGGGGGATCGGAATGGACCTGCGCTCGCCCAGGTGACCGCCGACGATCCGGCAGACGCCGCCGCACCGTTCCCGCTGGCGCCCATGCAACACGCAATGTGGGTGGGCCGCGACGACGACGTCGCCCTCGGCGGGGTGGCAGGGCATCTGTACGTGGAATTCGAAACCAGCCCCGGGCGCGCAGGCATCGACCCAGATCGCCTGGCGGCGGCCGCCGCGGCGCTGGCCGTCCGCCATCCGATGCTGCGGGTCGGATTCTCACCGGACGGCACCCAGTACATCCGCGCCGATGCGACCGTGCCCGTCGCGGTGCAGGATCTGCGCGGCCTGGATGCCGGAGCGGCGGCCCAGCGTCTGGACACCACCCGCGCGGCGAAGTCCCATCAGCAACTCCAGGACGCGGTCTTCGAGCTCACGGTGTCCCTGCTGCCGGACGGCACGGCGCGTCTACACGTCGACCTGGACATGCAGGCCGCCGACGCCATGAGCTACCGCACCCTGATGGCCGACTTGGCCGCGGCCTATCGAGGTGAGGCGCTGCCGGAGTTGGGCTACACCTATCGGCAGTACCGCCAGGCCACCGCTGCGCGCGAACCCGACGAAGACCACCGCCAGTGGTGGGAGCAGCACATCCCCGACCTGCCGGATCCACCCAAACTGCCGCCACCGGCAGTCGCCCCGGCCGACCCGAGGCGCAGCACCCGGCGCTGGCACTGGCTGGACCCGGAGACCCGCGACGCGCTGTACGCCCAGGCGCGCGCCCACGGCGTCACACCGGCCATGACGCTGGCCGCCTCGTTCTCGCACACCCTGGCCAGATGGTCGGATGCACCGCGATTCCTGCTCAACGTCCCGCTGTTCGGCCGGGAACCCTTGCATGACGACGTGGATCGGCTGGTCGGGGATTTCACCTCGTCACTGCTGTTGGACGTGGACCTGAGCCAGGCCCACACCGGCGCGCAACGCGCCCACGCCGTGCAAGACGCCATGCGCACCGCCGCCGCGCATGCCGACTACCCGGGCCTGGCGGTGTTGCGCGACCTGAGCCGTCACCGCGGCACTCAGGTGCTGGCACCGGTGGTGTTCACCAGTGCGCTCGGACTCGGGGAACTGTTCGCCGATGAGGTCACCGGCGCGTTCGGCACCCCGGTCTGGATCATCTCCCAGGGCCCACAGGTGCTGCTCGACGCGCAGGTCACCGAGTTCGACGGCGGCGTCCTGGTCAACTGGGACGTCCGCGAGGAGATGTTTGCCCCCGGGGTGATCGACGCCATGTTCGCCCACCACATCGCCGATCTGACCCGGCTGGCCGCCGGCCAGGGCTGGGCAGAACCCGCGCCGGTAGCCTTGCCGGCCGACCAGGCGCAGCTGCGAGCCGCAGTGAACGCGGGCACCGCGCAACCCAGCGGGGAAGCGTTGCACGACGGGTTCTTTCGTCAAGCCGACCACGACCCCGAGGCGGTCGCGGTACTGCACGGCTCGGGCGAGATCAGCTATGGCAGGCTGCGCGAGCAGGCGTTGTCGGTGGCCACCGAGCTGCGCGAACACGGCGTGCGTCCCGGAGACACCGTGGCGCTGCTGGGTCCTAAAGGCGCCGAGCAGATTCCGGCCCTGTTGGGCATCCTCGCCGCCGGTGCGGTGTATCTGCCGATCGCCGCCGATCAGCCGCCCGAACGCAGGGATCGGATCCTGGCCCTGGGCGGTGCGGTATCGGCCCTGGTGACCGGGGACACGCGCCCGTCCCTGGAGATTCCGGTGGTGGAATTCTCCGAAGCGCTGCGACGTCCCGGCGTTGATCCGGTGCGCGCCGATCCAACCGAGCTGGCCTATGTGGTGTTCACCTCCGGCTCCACCGGAGAGCCCAAGGGTGTCGAGGTCACCCATGACGCCGCCATGAACACCGTCGAAACGCTCAGTGCTCGTTTTGGATTCGCTCCCACTGACCGCAGCCTGGCGTTGCTCACGTTGGATGCCGACATGTCGGTGCTCGACGTGTTCGCCATGCTGCGTGCCGGTGGGGCCATCGTGATGGTCGACGAAGCCGACCGACGCAGTCCCGAAGTGTGGGCCCAACTCGTGGCGCGGCACCGGGTCAGCGTGCTCAACCTGATGCCGGGGGCGCTGGAGATGTTGGTCGCCACCGGCGGGGAGCTGTCTTCGGTGCGGGCGGTGTTGACCGGCGGCGACTGGGTTCGGCCCGAACTGGCCCGGCGGTTTGCCCTGGCGGCGCCCGGGGTGCGATTCGCCGGGCTGGGTGGGGCGACCGAAACCGCCATCCACGCCACCCTGTGCGAGGTCGAGGGTGACCCGCCCGCGCACTGGGCAGCGGTGCCCTATGGCACCCCACTTCCCAACATCGCCTGCCGCGTGGTGGACGCCGACGGCGCCGATCGGCCGGACTGGGTGGCCGGCGAACTGTGGGTGTCCGGGCGCGGGATCGCCTCGGGCTATCGCGGACGGCCAGACCTGACCGCCGAGAAGTTCGTCGAGTACGAAGGCCGCCGCTGGTATCGCACGGGCGATCTGGCTCGCTACACCTTCGACGGCTCCCTGGAATTCATCGGTAGGGCCGATCACCGGGTCAAGATCAGCGGGTATCGCATCGAGCTCGGCGAGGTCGAAGCCGCACTGCGCCGGCTGCCCGGGGTCGCCGAGGCGGTGGTGGTGGCGCTGCCCGAGTCCGGTGGGCGTGAGGTGTTGGCGGCCGCTGTCCGATCCGATGATCCCGCGGTGAGCGTTGCCGCCGTGCAGGCCGGGCTGGCCGAGTCGCTGCCCGAACACATGATTCCCCGGCAGTTGCAGGTGGTTACCGCCATTCCCTACACCGTCTCCGGGAAGATCGACCGCCGGGCCGTGACCGCCGAATTGGCCGCGGCACTGGCGGCCACCGACGGCCACCGCGAGCCGGCAGGCCCGTTGCAAGGTGCCCTGGCCGCGATCATCGCCGAGGTGCTCGGGCGCGGCGTCGCGGGACTCGGTGCCGATGACGACTTCTTCGCCCTGGGTGGGGATTCGGTGCTGGCGACCGCGGTGGTGGCGCGCATCCGCACCTGGCTGGATGTGCCTGGCGCGGTGGTCGCCGATATCTTCGCCACCCGAACCGTGGCCAAACTGGCCGAGCGACTGACTTCGCGGGACACCGATCCGGGCCGCTTAGATGCGGTCGCCGAGGTGTATCTGGAAGTGGCGCAGCTGGACGCCGCCGCGGTGGCCGACGCATTGAGTTAA
- a CDS encoding cutinase family protein, with translation MKTRRSVVLLGVSAVTGVACLVGAPKVGTAAAASCPDVEVTFARGTAEAPGVGGVGQRFIDALRSQVGGRSLEVYAVNYPAGEDWPPSASEGAADANAHVQSMVATCPNTKLVLGGYSQGAMVIDLITIARASVAGFTAATLSAEEAEHVAAVAVFGNPTDRYLGGPISEISPWYGAKAIDLCADGDPICTPGALALPTHDEMVSAPHLSYEQSPMPEQAATFVAGKL, from the coding sequence ATGAAAACGCGCCGATCGGTCGTGTTGCTCGGTGTTTCGGCGGTGACGGGCGTGGCCTGCCTTGTCGGCGCCCCGAAGGTGGGCACCGCCGCGGCGGCCAGTTGTCCCGACGTCGAGGTGACGTTCGCCCGGGGTACCGCGGAGGCGCCCGGTGTCGGCGGAGTCGGCCAGAGATTCATCGACGCATTGCGCTCGCAGGTCGGTGGGCGGTCCCTGGAGGTGTATGCGGTCAATTACCCGGCAGGGGAAGACTGGCCGCCGTCGGCATCCGAAGGCGCCGCTGATGCGAACGCCCACGTGCAGTCCATGGTGGCGACCTGTCCCAACACCAAGCTGGTGCTCGGCGGTTACTCCCAAGGCGCCATGGTCATCGATCTGATCACCATTGCGCGGGCCTCGGTGGCGGGGTTCACCGCGGCGACCCTGTCGGCGGAGGAGGCGGAACACGTGGCCGCGGTCGCGGTCTTCGGGAATCCGACCGACCGGTACCTGGGCGGACCGATCAGCGAGATCAGCCCCTGGTACGGGGCCAAGGCCATCGACCTGTGTGCCGACGGCGACCCGATCTGCACTCCGGGAGCACTGGCGCTGCCCACACATGACGAGATGGTCTCGGCGCCACACCTGTCCTACGAGCAGTCGCCGATGCCTGAGCAGGCCGCGACCTTCGTCGCAGGCAAGCTCTGA
- a CDS encoding nuclear transport factor 2 family protein, which produces MDARATLDTYLQAWMQQDPELIVTIFTEDATYHERVLGEPIRTRTGIADYWQRKVVEGQANIDARLLNLYTATDGTTVIAEWEATFDDLAQHVRKRMREVAILEFAGEQIAALREYWTSETVA; this is translated from the coding sequence ATGGACGCCCGCGCAACGCTCGACACCTACCTGCAGGCCTGGATGCAGCAGGATCCCGAGCTCATCGTCACGATCTTCACCGAAGACGCCACGTACCACGAGCGGGTGCTGGGCGAACCGATCCGCACACGAACCGGGATCGCCGACTACTGGCAGCGCAAAGTCGTCGAGGGACAGGCCAACATCGACGCCCGACTGCTCAACCTCTACACGGCTACCGACGGCACCACAGTGATCGCCGAGTGGGAGGCAACGTTCGACGATCTCGCACAGCACGTACGCAAACGGATGCGTGAAGTCGCCATCCTGGAATTCGCCGGCGAGCAGATCGCCGCCCTGCGCGAGTACTGGACGTCGGAGACCGTCGCCTGA
- a CDS encoding thioesterase II family protein, whose product MAVDDTSAVAQFPPWIGRFSGPGVATLLFPHAGGTAVNYRPLALALAPAADTYVMQYPQRADRFREPAAETLPELARSLFDAAPWHQLGPLRLFGHSMGSLVAFEFARIAEERGIEIQRLWASAAPAPGIVAGLRKVPTGDADLRAELAQLGGTDPRLLADEEFLTLLLTPVRSDYLAFNRYHCAPDVTIRADITVLGGRSDDRIGTDVLERWADHTTGACTMSLYDGGHFYHYEHIETLAKRIIADE is encoded by the coding sequence ATGGCCGTCGACGACACCTCGGCCGTCGCGCAGTTCCCGCCCTGGATCGGCCGCTTTTCCGGACCCGGCGTCGCGACCCTGCTCTTTCCGCATGCCGGCGGGACGGCGGTCAACTACCGCCCCCTGGCCCTGGCACTGGCCCCCGCCGCCGACACCTATGTCATGCAGTATCCGCAGCGTGCCGACCGTTTCCGCGAGCCGGCGGCCGAGACCCTGCCGGAGCTGGCCCGCAGTCTTTTCGATGCCGCACCGTGGCACCAGCTCGGGCCGCTGCGCCTGTTCGGCCACAGCATGGGCTCGCTGGTGGCGTTCGAGTTCGCCCGGATCGCCGAGGAGCGCGGCATCGAGATCCAACGCCTGTGGGCCTCGGCCGCCCCCGCGCCCGGGATCGTGGCCGGACTGCGCAAGGTGCCCACCGGCGACGCCGACCTGCGTGCCGAACTGGCCCAGCTCGGCGGCACCGACCCGCGCCTGCTGGCCGACGAGGAGTTCCTGACCCTGCTGTTGACCCCGGTCCGCTCGGATTACCTGGCGTTCAACCGCTACCACTGCGCACCCGATGTCACGATCCGTGCCGACATCACCGTGCTCGGGGGCCGCTCCGACGACCGAATCGGCACCGACGTGCTGGAACGCTGGGCCGACCACACCACTGGGGCCTGCACGATGTCGCTGTACGACGGCGGGCACTTCTACCACTACGAGCACATCGAGACCCTGGCGAAGCGGATCATCGCCGATGAATGA
- a CDS encoding beta-ketoacyl [acyl carrier protein] synthase domain-containing protein yields the protein MNDRREDPVVITGLGVEAPGGIDTAEQYWSLLVDGREALSALPEDRDWAVRDLIEGSHREGFKPICNVGGFLSGAAEFDPGFFGIAPREAVAMDPQQRVALRVAWRALEDAGINPDELTGHNVGVYLGASVTGYGPDMAQFSAHSGHLLPGTALSVISGRIAYTLGLAGPALTVDTSCSSALSALHLAVQAIRTGDADMALAGGVCVMGSPGFFVEFSKQHALSDDGHCRPYSAAATGTVWAEGAGVFVLQRKSSALRERRHIYGEILASRLNQDGHTAGLLTPSEQAQQRLFRHTLADAGVHPGQVGMIEGHGTGTKVGDPVELRSLSSVYGAEKTPEAGPRLGSVKSNIGHTQAAAGALGLTKVLLAAEYQTIPPTLHVGDGRHDGIDWDASGISLAEISTAWPASDGRRIGSVSAFGMSGTNAHVIVSVAESAEAVPAC from the coding sequence ATGAATGATCGGCGCGAGGACCCGGTCGTCATCACCGGCCTCGGCGTCGAGGCGCCCGGCGGCATCGACACTGCCGAGCAGTACTGGTCGCTGCTGGTCGACGGCCGTGAAGCGCTGAGCGCCCTACCTGAGGACCGTGACTGGGCGGTGCGCGACCTCATTGAGGGATCGCACCGCGAAGGCTTCAAGCCCATCTGCAATGTGGGTGGATTCCTTTCGGGCGCAGCCGAATTCGACCCCGGGTTCTTTGGCATCGCGCCGCGGGAAGCCGTCGCGATGGACCCGCAGCAGCGGGTCGCGCTGCGCGTGGCCTGGCGCGCCCTGGAAGACGCCGGCATCAATCCCGACGAACTCACCGGCCACAACGTCGGCGTCTACCTGGGGGCCTCGGTCACCGGCTACGGCCCGGACATGGCGCAATTCAGCGCGCACAGCGGCCACCTGCTACCCGGCACCGCACTGTCGGTGATCTCCGGCCGGATCGCCTACACCCTGGGCCTGGCCGGCCCGGCGCTCACCGTCGACACCTCGTGTTCGTCGGCGCTGTCTGCCCTGCATCTGGCGGTTCAGGCGATCCGGACAGGTGACGCCGACATGGCGCTGGCCGGCGGCGTGTGCGTCATGGGTTCGCCCGGATTCTTCGTCGAGTTCTCCAAGCAGCATGCGCTCTCCGATGACGGCCACTGCCGGCCCTACAGTGCCGCCGCCACCGGAACGGTGTGGGCCGAGGGCGCCGGAGTTTTTGTGCTGCAACGCAAATCGTCCGCACTGCGCGAGCGCCGCCACATCTACGGCGAGATCCTGGCCAGCCGGCTCAACCAGGACGGTCACACTGCCGGGCTGCTGACCCCCAGTGAGCAGGCCCAGCAGCGTCTGTTCCGGCACACGCTGGCCGACGCCGGCGTGCATCCTGGACAGGTCGGGATGATCGAGGGACACGGAACCGGGACCAAGGTCGGTGATCCCGTCGAACTGCGCTCGCTGAGCAGCGTTTACGGCGCCGAGAAAACACCCGAAGCCGGCCCACGGCTGGGCTCGGTCAAATCCAATATCGGGCATACCCAGGCCGCAGCTGGGGCACTCGGGTTGACCAAGGTGCTGCTGGCCGCCGAGTACCAGACCATCCCGCCGACCCTGCATGTCGGCGACGGCCGGCACGACGGCATCGACTGGGACGCCAGCGGCATCAGCCTGGCCGAGATCAGCACCGCCTGGCCGGCGAGCGACGGCCGGCGGATCGGGTCGGTATCGGCCTTCGGCATGAGCGGCACCAACGCCCACGTCATCGTGTCGGTCGCCGAGAGCGCGGAAGCGGTGCCGGCGTGCTGA